A window from Fusarium musae strain F31 chromosome 8, whole genome shotgun sequence encodes these proteins:
- a CDS encoding hypothetical protein (EggNog:ENOG41) has protein sequence MPMLNATLLQAFAAGAALCSTSLGTTFTILGTSRLSATRLGVVLTSAAMMDDVIGLIMVQVISNLGGDAFDAITVVRPVAVSLGFAIIIPVLCRFIVLPLTVRLNAFRNANLTSRISKTFAMSQTAFVIHTGYLLGIVIGATFAGTSSLLAAYIAGATISWWDSDVPHLEAQHITTNASEATREGVVTEELATQDSAPESSVFPKVMEGGSGAEIFHHYYEPALRHILKPFFFASIGFSVPITKLFTGPIVWRGVIYTILMIFAKLACGFWLMSFRNPFRALVQLSHKLMPKLKKSSKGLVPGAQCADNTSPRDGASAAQEGEERDIIPLEPVTDTDTSQASPQVRNATPKPEKALSLYPACIVGIGMVARGEIGYLISALAESKGIFGATTDGQSSEIFLIVTWAITLCTIIGPISVGLIVNRVRKLENGSLKEKGEGKKNVLGAWGVS, from the exons ATGCCCATGCTAAATGCAACCCTGTTGCAAGCCTTTGCCGCCGGTGCTGCCTTGTGCTCTACCAGTCTCGGCACAACATTTACTATCCTAGGCACAAGCCGTCTTTCAGCAACGCGTCTCGGCGTTGTTTTGACAAGTGctgccatgatggatgatgtcaTAGGCCTGATCATGGTCCAGGTTATTTCAAACCTCGGTGGTGATGCCTTTGATGCCATCACAGTCGTCAGGCCTGTCGCTGTCTCTCTTGGTTTTGCTATCATCATTCCTGTTCTTTGCAGATTCATCGTTCTACCACTTACTGTTCGACTCAATGCTTTCCGAAACGCGAATCTGACTTCTAGAATTTCAAAGACTTTCGCTATGAGTCAGACTGCTTTTGTCATTCACACCGGATATCTCCTTGGGATAGTCATTGGTGCCACTTTTGCAGGCACTTCAAGTCTCTTGGCTGCATACATAGCTGGCGCAACTATCAGTTGGTGGGACTCCGATGTTCCTCATCTCGAAGCCCAACATATCACCACCAATGCGTCTGAAGCTACCAGAGAAGGTGTGGTTACCGAAGAGTTAGCAACCCAAGACTCAGCCCCAGAGAGCAGCGTTTTCCCAAAGGTTATGGAAGGCGGTTCGGGTGCTGAGATCTTTCATCATTACTATGAACCTGCCCTTCGACATATTCTCAagcctttcttcttc GCCTCCATTGGATTTTCGGTTCCCATCACAAAGCTTTTCACAGGTCCCATCGTATGGCGTGGGGTCATCTACACCATCCTTATGATATTCGCTAAACTTGCCTGTGGTTTTTGGCTTATGTCGTTCAGAAACCCCTTCCGAGCTCTTGTACAGCTTTCTCATAAACTTATGCCCAAACTCAAAAAGTCTTCTAAAGGATTGGTGCCTGGTGCTCAATGTGCAGACAACACATCACCTCGCGATGGGGCCAGTGCAGCACAGGAAGGAGAAGAGCGTGATATCATTCCTCTGGAACCCGTCACTGACACAGATACATCTCAGGCTTCTCCGCAAGTGCGTAACGCGACCCCTAAACCCGAAAAGGCTTTGTCTCTATATCCAGCATGTATCGTTGGTATTGGCATGGTAGCTCGAGGTGAGATAGGATATCTGATCTCGGCACTGGCCGAAAGCAAAGGCATCTTTGGTGCAACGACAGATGGCCAGTCGTCAGAGATATTTCTGATTGTTACCTGGGCCATCACGCTCTGTACGATCATTGGGCCTATATCTGTGGGATTGATCGTCAATAGAGTCAGAAAATTAGAAAATGGGAGTCTAAAGGAGAAGGGTGagggaaagaagaatgtTCTAGGGGCCTGGGGAGTGAGCTAG
- a CDS encoding hypothetical protein (EggNog:ENOG41) — translation MAINGWNFVMQVYYIPSFYQLVYNYSATKSGVMLLPITLLQTASSTFSGLIVHWVGRYRECILFGWLCWAIGLGLMSTLDENTSIGKQIGYSVLIGVGVGNTLQPALIATQAGVERRDMAVVTSFRK, via the exons ATGGCTATCAACGGTTGGAACTTCGTCATGCAAGTTTATTACATCCCCTCCTTCTACCAACTCGTCTACAACTACTCTGCCACAAAATCAGGAGTGATGCTTCTCCCCATCACACTACTCCAAACAGCCAGTAGCACGTTCTCCGGACTCATCGTACACTGGGTCGGTCGGTACCGTGAGTGCATTCTATTTGGCTGGTTATGTTGGGCCATAGGCCTTGGCTTAATGTCAACTCTCGATGAAAACACCAGCATTGGAAAACAAATTGGTTACTCAGTACTTATTGGAGTGGGTGTTGGTAATACACTGCAGCC TGCGCTCATTGCTACACaagctggtgttgagaggCGTGATATGGCTGTTGTCACATCATTCCGCAAGTAA
- a CDS encoding hypothetical protein (EggNog:ENOG41), translating into MAETHEPDANAVMSRNTGSANTTVVDSGDNEKTHEFNEQTNYVPKRAIVTSGSSCMGDYLIYGLAKSSYYWGS; encoded by the exons ATGGCAGAAACTCATGAACCAGACGCCAACGCGGTCATGAGCCGTAATACGGGCTCAGCAAACACTACTGTTGTCGATTCAGGCGACAATGAAAAGACCCATGAGTTCAATGAGCAGACAAATTATGTGCCAAAGCGAGCCATTGTTACA TCGGGCAGCTCATGTATGGGAGATTATCTGATATATGGTCTCGCAAAATCATCCTACTACTGGGGCTCGTGA
- a CDS encoding hypothetical protein (EggNog:ENOG41), with translation MVPAPSGAAVLAVNFILITLAAAIIGARIYLRLAIQKQKLVAADWLRVVAWISAFVTASFDIIYMKEDVLRPEINYTLVNWDVPPEKLSRVLRYMWASVIPFFVTFYLCKASLLVVYLQLFPPFMIKRRIVLWSVVGYCACALIVSLCLQLFLCFPIRRNWSILGPEPFCDDFALVTTFQVAWTLHFVGSLLLLALPWLVLYKLNMRKRVKIGVYSVFLLGIIDIAFSLTRFLTIQLTVVGDFRSITTIELWSGLDVYIGLIIACLPALRPYLRRKGSKYDYNYNTSGRPNNSSGAPVRRAAQSGFEEIDETPSLEGHPGPSPWTGSHSPELTAGWSDKKSNRSDIELVSLDVAAKDRTII, from the exons ATGGTCCCTGCGCCGTCAGGCGCCGCTGTGCTG GCAGTGAACTTCATCCTTATTACGCTGGCCGCTGCCATCATCGGTGCTCGAATTTACCTGCGACTCGCAATACAGAAACAAAAGCTCGTCGCTGCAGATTGGTTACGGGTTGTAGCATGGATCTCGGCATTTGTTACAGCGTCGTTTGACATCATTTACATGAAGGAGGATGTGTTGAGGCCCGAGATCAACTACACCCTTGTTAATTGGGATGTCCCGCCAGAGAAGCTATCGAGAGTGCTACGG TACATGTGGGCCAGTGTAATTCCTTTCTTCGTGACCTTCTACCTCTGCAAGGCATCTCTTCTCGTCGTATATCTCCAGCTGTTCCCACCGTTCATGATCAAGAGAAGGATCGTTCTTTGGAGTGTCGTTGGTTATTGTGCATGCGCATTGATCGTGTCACTATGCCTGCAACTATTCCTCTGCTTTCCGATTCGGCGAAACTG GTCGATCTTGGGACCGGAGCCATTCTGTGATGACTTTGCCTTGGTCACTACATTCCAAGTTGCTTGGACGCTGCATTTTGTTGGAAGTCTTTTGC TCCTTGCTCTGCCATGGCTAGTTCTGTATAAGCTCAACATGCGGAAGAGGGTCAAGATCGGTGTCTATTCTGTTTTTCTCCTCGGAATCATCGACATTGCATTCTCGCTCACACGCTTCTTGACAATCCAGCTCACAGTCGTCGGAGATTTCCGTTCCATCACAACAATTG AACTCTGGAGTGGACTCGATGTTTACATCGGCCTCATCATTGCCTGCCTTCCAGCTCTCCGGCCATATCTCCGCAGAAAGGGTTCCAAGTACGATTACAACTACAACACATCCGGCCGACCAAACAACTCCTCTGGCGCCCCAGTTCGCAGAGCAGCACAAAGCGGCTTCGAAGAAATCGACGAAACGCCATCTTTAGAAGGGCACCCCGGTCCCAGCCCATGGACAGGATCACATTCGCCGGAGCTCACGGCAGGCTGGAgcgacaagaagagcaacagGAGCGATATCGAGCTTGTTAGTCTCGATGTAGCAGCCAAGGATAGGAcgattatataa